A single Osmerus mordax isolate fOsmMor3 chromosome 7, fOsmMor3.pri, whole genome shotgun sequence DNA region contains:
- the cdk11b gene encoding cyclin-dependent kinase 11B isoform X8: MEITIHNSPYVREDTTEDSLIFTNSRGEEDESLAIKPPQQIARKDKSHHRKEEKRKDKRRHRSHSAEGAGKHVRPKDKEKERESERRKRQWEEQEKARRDWERQKRREQARAHSRRERAPDRIPPSSPDYRDRLEQVERQRERDRKLREQQQKEQREQKERERRAEERRKEREARREVPSHRGIPDEYGDKPKQSHRSRSPSRAPRDRPEHSEPRRSGVVKEDKPENLNDLLSDLQDISDSERKTSTAESSVGSGSGSDEEEDDENESSSQSEGEEESGSGSAGSDQTAGMENYEDVSEEEQSEGEFEEDRENGIHIPPVPESRFDHDTEESGEEMEEDEEDETGEGDVTPQSQTHSRSVTPEENYIPDSPPISPVELKKELPKYLPALQGCRSVEEFQCLNRIEEGTYGVVYRAKDKKTDEIVALKRLKMEKEKEGFPITSLREINTILKAQHPNIVTVREIVVGSNMDKIYIVMNYVEHDLKSLMETMKQPFLPGEVKTLMIQLLRGVRHLHDNWILHRDLKTSNLLLSHKGILKIGDFGLAREYGSPLKPYTPVVVTLWYRSPELLLGAKEYSTAVDMWSVGCIFGELLTQKPLFPGKSEIDQINKIFKDLGSPSEKIWPGYNELPAVKKMTFTEYPYNNLRKRFGALLSDQGFDLMNKFLTYCPSKRILSDEGLKHEYFRETPLPIEPSMFPTWPAKSEQQRVKRGTSPRPPEGGLGYSQLGDDDLKDTGFHLTSSNQGASAVGPGFSLKF, translated from the exons ATGGAAATAACAATTCATAATTCCCCGTACGTACGGGAAGACACTACTGAAGACAG TCTCATTTTCACAAATTCcaggggagaagaggatgaaTCACTTGCTATcaaacctccgcagcaaataGCCAGGAAAGATAAATCTCACCatagaaaggaagagaagagaaaggataAAAGACGCCATCGTAGCCACTCGGCAGAAGGAG CAGGGAAACACGTGCGTCccaaagacaaagagaaggagcGGGAGAGTGAGCGTAGGAAACGCcagtgggaggagcaggagaaagcccggagagactgggagaggcaGAAACGAAGAGAGCAGGCCAGAGCTCACTCACGCAGAGAGAG AGCCCCTGACAGGATTCCCCCGTCTTCCCCGGACTACAGGGACAGGCTGGAGCAGGTAGAGCGTCAGCGAGAGCGTGACAGGAAGCTCCGCGAACAGCAGCAGAAGGAGCAACGTgagcagaaggagagggagaggcgggcTGAGGAGCGCCGCAAGGAGCGTGAGGCACGCAGAGAAG TGCCATCCCACCGTGGGATACCTGATGAGTATGGCGACAAGCCCAAACAGAGCCACCGCAGCCGTAGTCCCAGCCGGGCTCCCCGGGACCGGCCGGAGCACAGCGAGCCTCGCAGGAGTGGCG TTGTAAAGGAGGACAAGCCTGAGAACTTGAATGACCTGCTGTCAGACCTGCAGGACATCAGTGACAGCGAGAGGAAGACCAGCACGGCTGAGTCCTCCGTGG GCTCAGGATCAGGCTctgatgaggaagaggatgatgaaAACGAGTCCAGCAgccagagtgagggagaggaggaatctGGGTCTGGTTCTGCAGGATCTGACCAGACTGCAGGTATGGAGAACTACG AGGACGTGAGTGAAGAGGAGCAGTCTGAAGGGGAGTTCGAAGAGGACAGGGAAAACGGCATCCACATTCCTCCAG TGCCAGAGTCACGTTTTGACCACGACACAGAGGAAAGCGGTGAGGAaatggaggaggatgaagaggatgaaaCGGGGGAGGGAGATGTCACACCCCAGTCTCAAACTCACTCCCGCTCAGTCACCCCTGAGGAGAACTACATTCCCGactctccacccatctctcctGTGGAACTGAAGAAGGAGCTGCCCAAATATCTGCCTGCCCTTCAG GGCTGTCGAAGTGTTGAGGAATTCCAGTGTCTCAACCGGATAGAGGAAGGGACCTACGGGGTGGTGTACAGAGCCAAGGATAAAAAGACAG ATGAGATTGTGGCCTTGAAAAGACtgaagatggagaaggagaaggagggattcCCTATCACATCGCTGAGAGAGATCAACACCATCCTGAAAGCACAACATCCAAACATTGTCACTGTCAGG GAAATTGTTGTAGGAAGCAACATGGATAAGATCTACATAGTGATGAATTATGTGGAACACGACCTGAAGAGTCTGATGGAGACCATGAAACAGCCGTTCCTTCCAG GGGAAGTGAAAACCCTGATGATTCAGCTGTTGAGAGGTGTCCGCCATCTCCATGACAACTGGATTCTCCACCGTGACCTGAAGACGTCTAACCTGCTGCTCAGCCACAAGGGCATTCTCAAG ATTGGGGACTTTGGTTTGGCCCGAGAGTATGGCTCTCCCCTGAAGCCGTACACCCCTGTGGTTGTGACCCTGTGGTACCGCTCACCAGAGCTGCTGCTGGGAGCTAAG GAGTACTCCACGGCTGTGGACATGTGGTCTGTGGGCTGCATATTTGGCGAGCTCCTTACCCAGAAACCTCTTTTCCCTGGAAAATCTGAAATTGACCAAATTAACAAGATATTTAAG GATTTGGGGTCTCCCAGTGAGAAGATCTGGCCAGGCTACAACGAACTCCCTGCAGTGAAGAAGATGACTTTTACAGAGTACCCGTACAACAACCTGCGCAAGCGCTTCGGAGCACTCCTATCAGACCAAGGCTTTGACCTTATGAACAA GTTCCTCACTTACTGCCCTAGCAAGAGAATCTTGTCGGACGAGGGACTGAAGCATGAATACTTTCGTGAGACGCCGCTTCCCATTGAACCGTCCATGTTCCCCACCTGGCCAGCCAAGAGCGAGCAGCAGAGGGTGAAGAGAGGCACCAGCCCCCGACCCCCGGAGGGAGGCCTGGGCTACAGTCAGCTG GGTGATGACGACCTGAAGGACACAGGGTTCCACCTTACATCCAGTAACCAGGGAGCTTCTGCAGTGGGCCCAGGGTTCAGCCTTAAGTTCTGA
- the cdk11b gene encoding cyclin-dependent kinase 11B isoform X3 has protein sequence MGDEKDTWKVKTLDEILQEKKRRKELEERTEPKCQKNFAPCPVPQTDDREAKRDTPEEGELRDHRMEITIHNSPYVREDTTEDRGEEDESLAIKPPQQIARKDKSHHRKEEKRKDKRRHRSHSAEGAGKHVRPKDKEKERESERRKRQWEEQEKARRDWERQKRREQARAHSRRERAPDRIPPSSPDYRDRLEQVERQRERDRKLREQQQKEQREQKERERRAEERRKEREARREVPSHRGIPDEYGDKPKQSHRSRSPSRAPRDRPEHSEPRRSGVVKEDKPENLNDLLSDLQDISDSERKTSTAESSVGSGSGSDEEEDDENESSSQSEGEEESGSGSAGSDQTAGMENYEDVSEEEQSEGEFEEDRENGIHIPPVPESRFDHDTEESGEEMEEDEEDETGEGDVTPQSQTHSRSVTPEENYIPDSPPISPVELKKELPKYLPALQGCRSVEEFQCLNRIEEGTYGVVYRAKDKKTDEIVALKRLKMEKEKEGFPITSLREINTILKAQHPNIVTVREIVVGSNMDKIYIVMNYVEHDLKSLMETMKQPFLPGEVKTLMIQLLRGVRHLHDNWILHRDLKTSNLLLSHKGILKIGDFGLAREYGSPLKPYTPVVVTLWYRSPELLLGAKEYSTAVDMWSVGCIFGELLTQKPLFPGKSEIDQINKIFKDLGSPSEKIWPGYNELPAVKKMTFTEYPYNNLRKRFGALLSDQGFDLMNKFLTYCPSKRILSDEGLKHEYFRETPLPIEPSMFPTWPAKSEQQRVKRGTSPRPPEGGLGYSQLGDDDLKDTGFHLTSSNQGASAVGPGFSLKF, from the exons ATGGGGGACGAAAAGGACACCTGGAAAGTGAAAACACTTGACGAGATTCTCCAAGAGAAGAAACGTAgaaaagagctggaggagaggactgaGCCCAAGTGCCAGAAAAAT TTCGCTCCGTGCCCTGTTCCACAGACGGATGATCGGGAAGCCAAACGTGACACTCCGGAGGAAGGAGAACTACGGGATCACAGAATGGAAATAACAATTCATAATTCCCCGTACGTACGGGAAGACACTACTGAAGACAG gggagaagaggatgaaTCACTTGCTATcaaacctccgcagcaaataGCCAGGAAAGATAAATCTCACCatagaaaggaagagaagagaaaggataAAAGACGCCATCGTAGCCACTCGGCAGAAGGAG CAGGGAAACACGTGCGTCccaaagacaaagagaaggagcGGGAGAGTGAGCGTAGGAAACGCcagtgggaggagcaggagaaagcccggagagactgggagaggcaGAAACGAAGAGAGCAGGCCAGAGCTCACTCACGCAGAGAGAG AGCCCCTGACAGGATTCCCCCGTCTTCCCCGGACTACAGGGACAGGCTGGAGCAGGTAGAGCGTCAGCGAGAGCGTGACAGGAAGCTCCGCGAACAGCAGCAGAAGGAGCAACGTgagcagaaggagagggagaggcgggcTGAGGAGCGCCGCAAGGAGCGTGAGGCACGCAGAGAAG TGCCATCCCACCGTGGGATACCTGATGAGTATGGCGACAAGCCCAAACAGAGCCACCGCAGCCGTAGTCCCAGCCGGGCTCCCCGGGACCGGCCGGAGCACAGCGAGCCTCGCAGGAGTGGCG TTGTAAAGGAGGACAAGCCTGAGAACTTGAATGACCTGCTGTCAGACCTGCAGGACATCAGTGACAGCGAGAGGAAGACCAGCACGGCTGAGTCCTCCGTGG GCTCAGGATCAGGCTctgatgaggaagaggatgatgaaAACGAGTCCAGCAgccagagtgagggagaggaggaatctGGGTCTGGTTCTGCAGGATCTGACCAGACTGCAGGTATGGAGAACTACG AGGACGTGAGTGAAGAGGAGCAGTCTGAAGGGGAGTTCGAAGAGGACAGGGAAAACGGCATCCACATTCCTCCAG TGCCAGAGTCACGTTTTGACCACGACACAGAGGAAAGCGGTGAGGAaatggaggaggatgaagaggatgaaaCGGGGGAGGGAGATGTCACACCCCAGTCTCAAACTCACTCCCGCTCAGTCACCCCTGAGGAGAACTACATTCCCGactctccacccatctctcctGTGGAACTGAAGAAGGAGCTGCCCAAATATCTGCCTGCCCTTCAG GGCTGTCGAAGTGTTGAGGAATTCCAGTGTCTCAACCGGATAGAGGAAGGGACCTACGGGGTGGTGTACAGAGCCAAGGATAAAAAGACAG ATGAGATTGTGGCCTTGAAAAGACtgaagatggagaaggagaaggagggattcCCTATCACATCGCTGAGAGAGATCAACACCATCCTGAAAGCACAACATCCAAACATTGTCACTGTCAGG GAAATTGTTGTAGGAAGCAACATGGATAAGATCTACATAGTGATGAATTATGTGGAACACGACCTGAAGAGTCTGATGGAGACCATGAAACAGCCGTTCCTTCCAG GGGAAGTGAAAACCCTGATGATTCAGCTGTTGAGAGGTGTCCGCCATCTCCATGACAACTGGATTCTCCACCGTGACCTGAAGACGTCTAACCTGCTGCTCAGCCACAAGGGCATTCTCAAG ATTGGGGACTTTGGTTTGGCCCGAGAGTATGGCTCTCCCCTGAAGCCGTACACCCCTGTGGTTGTGACCCTGTGGTACCGCTCACCAGAGCTGCTGCTGGGAGCTAAG GAGTACTCCACGGCTGTGGACATGTGGTCTGTGGGCTGCATATTTGGCGAGCTCCTTACCCAGAAACCTCTTTTCCCTGGAAAATCTGAAATTGACCAAATTAACAAGATATTTAAG GATTTGGGGTCTCCCAGTGAGAAGATCTGGCCAGGCTACAACGAACTCCCTGCAGTGAAGAAGATGACTTTTACAGAGTACCCGTACAACAACCTGCGCAAGCGCTTCGGAGCACTCCTATCAGACCAAGGCTTTGACCTTATGAACAA GTTCCTCACTTACTGCCCTAGCAAGAGAATCTTGTCGGACGAGGGACTGAAGCATGAATACTTTCGTGAGACGCCGCTTCCCATTGAACCGTCCATGTTCCCCACCTGGCCAGCCAAGAGCGAGCAGCAGAGGGTGAAGAGAGGCACCAGCCCCCGACCCCCGGAGGGAGGCCTGGGCTACAGTCAGCTG GGTGATGACGACCTGAAGGACACAGGGTTCCACCTTACATCCAGTAACCAGGGAGCTTCTGCAGTGGGCCCAGGGTTCAGCCTTAAGTTCTGA